Proteins found in one Leptospira ellinghausenii genomic segment:
- a CDS encoding ketopantoate reductase family protein, whose protein sequence is MNDGYPSIAICGIGSVTVTIVHAFHQNKVPYKILCKDQNRLFSLKEKPIQFKGPNGVTTDIDLIDHLILIQDNTETFDYIILGCKNQLLKDYLTLTKNHLNPNGKWFLIQNGLPEEHFSNLKNKIISGVVGWNTQLLENGIYFQSNPGSLVLGGSDQTKPNSIWETLLNPWIDVVLTEHITGFRWHKLAINSIINGLAASKQLSLGQLFLNRKGRNQAITVLTEIKELMSKLQIKEGVVPGSFPIQKLGGGKGSLPLWIRHLVLILLGLKYFRIRTSMVQDLDHKRKTEIEFINGEVVSEAIKIGLPVPANERIVNEVLKIESEFPS, encoded by the coding sequence TAAAATCCTTTGCAAAGACCAAAACAGACTTTTTTCCTTAAAGGAAAAACCAATCCAATTCAAAGGTCCAAATGGTGTTACTACCGATATAGACTTAATAGACCATTTAATATTAATTCAAGATAACACCGAAACATTTGACTACATCATCTTAGGATGTAAAAATCAATTATTAAAAGATTACCTTACACTCACAAAAAACCATTTAAACCCAAACGGGAAATGGTTCTTAATTCAAAACGGCTTACCCGAAGAACATTTTTCGAATCTTAAAAACAAAATCATTTCTGGGGTTGTTGGATGGAACACACAACTGTTAGAAAATGGAATCTACTTTCAGTCCAATCCAGGTAGTTTAGTACTCGGTGGATCGGACCAAACCAAACCAAATTCGATCTGGGAAACACTACTTAATCCTTGGATCGATGTTGTACTCACCGAGCACATTACTGGATTTAGGTGGCATAAACTTGCCATCAATTCCATCATCAATGGACTTGCGGCTTCCAAACAATTGAGTTTGGGACAATTATTTTTAAATCGAAAAGGACGCAACCAAGCAATTACGGTTCTCACTGAAATCAAAGAATTGATGTCCAAGTTGCAAATCAAAGAAGGAGTGGTTCCTGGTTCATTTCCCATCCAAAAACTTGGTGGAGGGAAAGGATCATTACCACTTTGGATTCGCCATTTGGTTCTGATCTTACTGGGATTAAAGTATTTTAGAATCAGAACCTCAATGGTCCAGGACCTAGATCATAAACGAAAAACAGAAATTGAATTTATCAATGGCGAAGTCGTAAGTGAAGCCATTAAAATCGGATTACCAGTTCCCGCGAATGAAAGGATTGTGAATGAAGTATTGAAAATAGAAAGTGAATTCCCCTCGTAA
- a CDS encoding ArsR family transcriptional regulator — protein MTKDLKRKPKESPKKLGQWTFLSNHAHVLICLSKDPEMRLKDVAVLVGITERAVQTIVKDLVDASVLQKSKDGRRNQYIIQTDQKLRHPVEANHTISELLKLGK, from the coding sequence AAAACGGAAACCGAAAGAAAGTCCTAAAAAATTAGGACAATGGACGTTTTTATCAAATCACGCTCACGTACTCATTTGTTTGAGTAAGGACCCAGAAATGCGTCTGAAGGATGTAGCAGTGCTTGTTGGGATTACGGAAAGAGCTGTCCAAACCATTGTGAAAGATTTAGTGGATGCGTCTGTATTACAGAAAAGTAAAGATGGGCGCCGGAATCAATACATCATCCAAACGGATCAGAAACTTAGACACCCTGTCGAAGCCAATCATACAATCTCCGAACTTTTGAAATTAGGAAAGTAA